The following are from one region of the Candidatus Zixiibacteriota bacterium genome:
- a CDS encoding magnesium chelatase, translated as MKLAKTLGELKETGYRPRSTKEELRENLIEQIKAGIKRFPGIIGYDRTVLPQLENAILSKHDILLLGLRGQAKTRILRQLKNLLDEYLPIIRGSQLNEDPFVPISSKYSQLAEKAGDELEIDWLHRDQRYNEKLATPDVTVADLIGDLDPIKAVREKLDISNEEVIHWGIVPRTNRGIFAINELPDLQPRIQVALLNILEENDLQIRGFPIRIPLDMMLSFTANPEDYTNRGNIITPLKDRISSQINTHYPKTIDESKQITRQEAWSRRSTDIQIPELIRDIIEEIAFRARESEYVDQTSGVSARMTISAYENLLSNIERRAAINGDEDRFPRISDLFAALPAVMGKIELVYEGEQEGPNIVAVSIIGEAVRTVFDKIFPPPRVEKRQTVVAEKSPKLPEDSPYEAVIDYFSSGRRLEISDEMSYADYRKSLNEVAGLREIVEKYHKVSDDHELLLYMEFVLEGLHRRNIIAKESPDNKFVYADMIQRILRS; from the coding sequence ATGAAATTAGCGAAAACACTGGGTGAATTGAAAGAAACGGGATACCGACCGCGCTCCACCAAGGAAGAACTGCGAGAAAACCTGATTGAACAGATAAAGGCGGGTATTAAACGTTTTCCGGGCATAATCGGCTACGATCGCACGGTTCTGCCCCAGCTTGAAAACGCAATCCTGTCAAAGCATGATATATTGCTTTTGGGGCTGAGGGGACAGGCAAAAACCAGGATCTTACGGCAACTTAAAAACCTGCTGGATGAGTACCTCCCGATTATCAGGGGCAGTCAGCTAAACGAGGACCCATTTGTGCCGATTTCCAGCAAGTACAGTCAGTTGGCCGAGAAGGCCGGCGATGAGCTCGAAATCGACTGGCTCCACCGCGACCAGCGCTACAACGAGAAACTGGCCACGCCCGACGTCACAGTGGCCGACTTGATCGGTGATCTGGACCCGATCAAGGCAGTTCGTGAAAAGCTGGACATCTCCAATGAAGAAGTGATCCACTGGGGAATAGTGCCACGTACAAACCGGGGAATATTCGCGATCAATGAGTTACCTGACCTGCAACCACGAATCCAGGTTGCGTTGTTGAATATCCTCGAGGAAAACGATCTGCAGATACGTGGATTTCCGATCCGTATACCACTCGATATGATGCTTTCGTTTACGGCAAATCCCGAGGACTATACCAATCGGGGAAATATAATCACTCCACTGAAGGACCGTATATCGTCGCAGATCAACACTCATTATCCGAAAACCATCGATGAGTCCAAACAGATCACCCGCCAGGAAGCCTGGAGCAGGAGATCGACCGATATTCAGATACCGGAATTGATCCGGGATATCATCGAGGAGATAGCTTTCCGTGCGCGCGAAAGTGAATATGTCGATCAGACCTCGGGTGTCTCAGCGCGTATGACTATCTCCGCCTATGAGAATCTGCTTTCGAATATCGAGCGTCGTGCGGCAATCAATGGTGACGAGGATCGTTTCCCGCGGATTTCAGACCTGTTCGCAGCCCTGCCGGCCGTGATGGGCAAGATCGAACTTGTTTACGAGGGTGAGCAGGAAGGCCCCAACATTGTGGCGGTTTCAATTATCGGGGAGGCGGTTCGGACTGTATTCGATAAAATTTTCCCTCCACCGCGAGTGGAAAAACGACAGACAGTGGTAGCTGAAAAATCTCCCAAACTTCCCGAGGACAGCCCCTATGAGGCAGTCATAGATTACTTCTCTTCAGGGCGCAGGCTGGAAATTTCCGATGAGATGTCCTATGCGGATTACCGCAAATCTCTTAATGAAGTTGCCGGATTACGTGAAATCGTAGAGAAATACCACAAGGTATCCGATGATCATGAACTCCTGTTGTACATGGAATTTGTACTGGAAGGTCTCCATCGCAGAAATATCATCGCCAAGGAATCCCCCGACAACAAGTTTGTTTACGCCGACATGATCCAGCGGATACTCCGGAGTTGA